In a genomic window of Oncorhynchus keta strain PuntledgeMale-10-30-2019 chromosome 28, Oket_V2, whole genome shotgun sequence:
- the LOC118374986 gene encoding translocating chain-associated membrane protein 1-like 1 — MGIRKKTNKNPPVLSHEFIIQNHADIVSCVAMVFLLGLMFEVTSKVAVLFITVQYNITISENEGLPEESVVNHFHHGLKDVATVFFYMLVAIIIHAIIQEYVLDKINRKMHFSKTKHSKFNESGQLSAFYLFSFGWGTNILMSENFLSNPVNLWEGYPHTLMPFQMKFFFICQMGYWLHALPELYFQKTKKEDIPRQLVYIALYLVHIAGAYILNLNRLALVLLVLHCFVELLFHVSRLVYFSNEKRQTGFTVWAVLFVLGRLLTLSLSVLTVGFGLANADQQVLDLAIGNFNVLFVRITVLATICVTQAFMMWKFINFQLRRWREQAQAQPVKPKKPQAPKSKSKKDKANGVNGVSSNGADSPRSKKEKSS, encoded by the exons ATGGGGATCCGCAAAAAGACCAACAAGAACCCGCCGGTGTTGAGCCACGAGTTTATCATCCAGAACCATGCAGATATTGTGTCCTGTGTTGCTATGGTGTTCCTCCTCGGGTTGATGTTTGAG GTCACCTCGAAGGTTGCAGTGCTGTTCATCACTGTCCAATACAACATTACCATCTCTGAAAACG AGGGCCTGCCAGAGGAGAGTGTGGTGAACCACTTCCACCACGGTCTGAAGGATGTGGCTACGGTCTTCTTCTACATGCTGGTGGCCATCATTATCCACGCCATCATTCAGGAGTATGTTCTGGAC aaAATCAACCGGAAGATGCACTTCTCTAAGACCAAGCACAGCAAGTTCAACGAGTCAGGCCAGCTCTCTGCCTTCTACCTGTTCTCCTTCGGATGGGGAACCAACATCCTCATGTCG GAGAACTTCCTGTCCAACCCAGTGAATCTGTGGGAAGGCTACCCCCATACCTTAATGCC GTTTCAGATGAAGTTCTTTTTCATCTGTCAGATGGGCTACTGGCTTCACGCTCTGCCCGAGCTCTACTTTCAGAAGAccaagaag gaggATATTCCTCGTCAGCTGGTGTATATCGCTCTGTACTTGGTCCACATCGCAGGAGCCTACATCCTCAA TCTGAATCGTCTGGCTCTGGTCCTGCTGGTGTTGCACTGCTTCGTAGAGCTCCTCTTCCACGTGTCCCGCCTGGTCTACTTCAGCAACGAGAAGAGACAGActgg gttTACTGTCTGGGCAGTACTGTTTGTTCTTGGACGGCTGCtcaccctgtccctgtctgtcctgactgTGGGTTTCGGCCTGGCCAACGCTGATCAACAGGTACTGGACCTGGCTATCGGAAACTTCAACGTGCTCTTTGTTCG GATCACTGTGCTGGCGACCATCTGTGTGACTCAGGCCTTCATGATGTGGAAGTTCATCAACTTCCAgctgaggaggtggagagagcagGCCCAGGCCCAGCCCGTGAAACCCAAGAAGCCCCAAGCTCCCAAGAGCAAGTCTAAGAAAGACAAAG CCAATGGAGTGAACGGAGTAAGTTCCAACGGAGCTGATTCGCCGAGATCAAAGAAAGAGAAGTCCTCATAA